The Micromonospora sp. Llam0 genome includes a window with the following:
- a CDS encoding class I SAM-dependent methyltransferase: protein MSVPVSESATTPQPAPVPAARRGGDAGAFLREFLRSPTRIGAVAPSSQRLAEAITAPIPERGDPVVVELGPGTGAFTGVIQRRLGGRGRHLAIELSPALADLLAGRHPQVEVIVGNAADCRALVAGRGLATADVVVSGLPWVSFPHDLQLSALGAVCDVLGPDGAFTTFAYVLTAQTPPARRFRQLLRDRFEEVVMGRTVLGNLPPAFVYHARRPRR from the coding sequence ATGTCCGTGCCAGTGTCGGAGAGCGCCACCACGCCGCAGCCCGCGCCGGTTCCGGCTGCCCGGCGCGGCGGCGACGCCGGGGCGTTCCTCCGCGAGTTCCTCCGGTCGCCCACCCGGATCGGTGCGGTCGCCCCCAGCTCACAGCGGTTGGCCGAGGCGATCACCGCGCCGATTCCGGAACGCGGCGACCCGGTCGTCGTCGAGCTCGGGCCCGGCACCGGCGCCTTCACCGGGGTGATCCAGCGGCGGCTCGGCGGCCGGGGTCGGCACCTGGCGATCGAGCTCAGCCCGGCCCTCGCCGACCTGCTGGCCGGCCGGCACCCGCAGGTCGAGGTGATCGTCGGCAACGCCGCCGACTGCCGGGCCCTGGTGGCCGGGCGGGGCCTGGCCACCGCCGATGTGGTGGTCAGCGGGCTGCCGTGGGTCTCCTTCCCCCATGATCTGCAGCTGTCCGCCCTCGGCGCGGTGTGCGACGTGCTGGGACCGGACGGGGCGTTCACCACGTTCGCGTACGTGCTGACCGCGCAGACCCCGCCGGCCCGTCGGTTCCGGCAACTGCTGCGGGACCGGTTCGAGGAAGTGGTGATGGGGCGTACGGTGCTCGGCAACCTGCCGCCGGCCTTCGTCTACCACGCCCGCCGGCCGCGCCGCTGA
- a CDS encoding DinB family protein, giving the protein MNASALLVETFDRLPELVHAAVDGLSPEQLRWSPASGTNPIGWLVWHLTRVQDDHLAEVIGEPQVWVGDGWARRFGLTADPADTGYGHSAGQVAAVAPENAAALVDYYTAVADRTRRFLVGLTDADLDRIVDERWDPPVTLGARLVSVANDDLQHVGQAGWLRGLLSATG; this is encoded by the coding sequence GTGAACGCGAGCGCCCTGCTGGTGGAGACCTTCGACCGGCTGCCCGAGCTGGTCCACGCGGCGGTCGACGGGCTGAGCCCGGAGCAGCTGCGCTGGTCACCGGCGTCGGGCACGAACCCGATCGGCTGGCTGGTCTGGCACCTGACCCGGGTCCAGGACGACCATCTGGCCGAGGTGATCGGCGAGCCGCAGGTCTGGGTCGGCGACGGCTGGGCGCGCCGGTTCGGCCTGACCGCCGATCCGGCGGACACCGGGTACGGGCACAGCGCCGGGCAGGTGGCGGCGGTGGCGCCGGAGAACGCCGCCGCGCTGGTCGACTACTACACGGCGGTCGCCGACCGGACCCGGCGATTTCTGGTCGGCCTGACCGACGCCGACCTGGACCGGATCGTCGACGAGCGGTGGGACCCGCCGGTCACCCTCGGCGCGCGGCTGGTCAGCGTGGCCAACGACGACCTGCAGCACGTCGGTCAGGCCGGGTGGCTCCGAGGGCTGCTGAGCGCGACCGGCTGA
- a CDS encoding class I SAM-dependent methyltransferase, with product MARYLLFPGRHHVLTRFQADYLSRLAAGEAAASDGPCTVVWAVTSANHGNTRRNPVPYHRREAAIERFSVLTGLRSVVAPVFDVAATDRFAEVTVKTVAAVTGLELTPADTVLACSTPEVAAMYRRLGFPVAGVEADVDPPPRPWDVLLRLAAGDDSWRDLAHPASVDVFDRYGLEGHVRSVVDDPVVGAEGGLTATRDYRSYAEAFAEAARRKWDAVRRYVRPGRIVDIGCGAGAVLELADREPALRESDLIGVEVARHLFEECVHKKAQGTFSNPNVYFYQRNVLGGAVFAPRSVDSTLTFALTHEIWSYGERMASVRRFVQAIYDHTVPGGVWINSDVCGPDGADRPVRLRLSTADGANPAQPRTDLAAAPPAEVAAYLRGLSTRARLDQFAVDFAFPFDHRPVDGAPEVVETTLGAAMDFLTRKDYPDNWLSETREQFCGLEYADWKALLADVGFEIDPASGAWRNDWIVDHRLAPVASLSTLDGRPMDWPVTHVLLVARRPVNT from the coding sequence ATGGCCCGCTACCTGCTCTTTCCCGGTCGGCACCACGTTCTCACCCGGTTCCAGGCCGACTATCTGAGCCGGCTGGCCGCCGGCGAGGCAGCGGCGTCCGACGGGCCGTGCACCGTCGTCTGGGCGGTGACGTCGGCCAACCACGGCAACACCCGGCGCAACCCGGTGCCGTACCACCGGCGGGAGGCCGCGATCGAGCGGTTCAGCGTCCTGACCGGGCTGCGCTCGGTGGTGGCGCCGGTCTTCGACGTCGCGGCCACCGACCGGTTCGCCGAGGTGACGGTGAAGACCGTGGCGGCGGTGACCGGGCTGGAGCTGACCCCGGCGGACACCGTGCTGGCCTGCTCCACCCCGGAGGTGGCGGCGATGTACCGGCGGCTGGGCTTCCCGGTGGCCGGGGTGGAGGCCGACGTCGACCCGCCGCCGCGCCCGTGGGACGTGCTGCTGCGGCTGGCCGCCGGCGACGACAGTTGGCGGGATCTGGCCCACCCGGCGAGCGTCGACGTCTTCGACCGGTACGGGCTGGAAGGCCACGTCCGGTCGGTGGTCGACGACCCGGTGGTCGGTGCGGAGGGCGGGCTCACCGCGACCCGCGACTACCGCAGCTACGCCGAGGCGTTCGCGGAGGCCGCCCGGCGAAAGTGGGACGCGGTACGCCGGTACGTGCGGCCCGGCCGGATCGTCGACATCGGCTGCGGTGCCGGCGCGGTACTGGAGCTGGCCGACCGGGAACCGGCGCTGCGGGAGAGCGACCTGATCGGTGTCGAGGTGGCCCGGCACCTGTTCGAGGAGTGCGTGCACAAGAAGGCCCAGGGGACGTTCAGCAACCCGAACGTCTACTTCTACCAGCGCAACGTGCTGGGCGGGGCGGTCTTCGCGCCCCGCTCGGTGGACAGCACGTTGACCTTCGCGTTGACCCACGAGATCTGGTCGTACGGCGAGCGGATGGCCTCCGTACGCCGATTCGTGCAGGCCATCTACGACCACACGGTGCCCGGCGGGGTGTGGATCAACAGCGATGTCTGCGGCCCGGACGGTGCCGACCGCCCGGTGCGGCTGCGACTGTCGACGGCCGACGGTGCGAACCCGGCGCAACCCCGGACCGACCTCGCCGCCGCCCCGCCGGCTGAAGTCGCCGCGTACCTGCGCGGGTTGTCCACCCGGGCCCGGCTGGACCAGTTCGCCGTCGACTTCGCCTTCCCGTTCGATCATCGGCCGGTCGACGGGGCACCGGAGGTCGTCGAGACGACGCTCGGCGCGGCGATGGACTTCCTCACCCGCAAGGACTACCCGGACAACTGGCTGTCGGAGACCCGCGAGCAGTTCTGCGGACTGGAGTACGCCGACTGGAAGGCGTTGCTGGCCGACGTCGGGTTCGAGATCGACCCGGCGAGCGGCGCGTGGCGCAACGACTGGATCGTCGACCACCGGCTCGCCCCGGTCGCGTCCCTGTCCACCCTGGATGGTCGTCCGATGGACTGGCCGGTCACCCACGTCCTGCTGGTGGCCCGCCGACCAGTGAACACCTGA